The following are encoded in a window of Campylobacter sp. MIT 12-8780 genomic DNA:
- a CDS encoding chemotaxis response regulator CheY encodes MKLLVVDDSSTMRRIIKNTLEKLGHSEVLEAEHGVEAWDLLSKNDDVKVVITDWNMPEMNGLDLVKKIRAEKKYEDMPIIMVTTEGGKAEVITALKAGVNNYIVKPFTPQILKEKLEDVLGTGSSTPAE; translated from the coding sequence GTGAAATTGTTAGTTGTTGATGATAGCTCTACGATGAGAAGGATCATTAAAAACACGCTAGAAAAACTAGGACACAGCGAAGTTTTAGAAGCTGAGCATGGCGTTGAAGCTTGGGACTTACTCAGCAAAAATGATGATGTAAAAGTTGTGATTACTGATTGGAACATGCCTGAAATGAATGGGCTTGATCTTGTCAAAAAAATTCGTGCTGAAAAAAAATACGAAGATATGCCTATCATCATGGTTACTACAGAAGGCGGAAAAGCTGAAGTTATCACAGCTTTAAAAGCTGGGGTAAATAATTATATCGTTAAGCCTTTCACTCCGCAAATTCTTAAAGAAAAACTAGAAGATGTTTTAGGCACAGGCTCAAGCACCCCAGCCGAATAA
- a CDS encoding 50S ribosomal protein L11 methyltransferase — protein sequence MQNHYNEFFFKVDEVYKNIFTDFIFELGIDALEEKDGGFYIRSDEDLSDIIDAIFLLKSKLEQQKNTTINLESKFEQKENKNWIEEYKKSVAAIQIDNFYIHSSWQESKKGLINIQIDPALAFGSGHHESTHSCIQLLQQYAKKDMKVLDVGCGSGILSIILAKLGCKVEACDTDEIAVESSLNNAKLNQVGFQRIWQGSLSDTKEKYDLIVANLVADIILSLAKNLQESLKINAYLILSGILDKHEERIKQAFVNLKPITSLKNNEWLSLVYQKER from the coding sequence ATGCAAAATCATTATAATGAATTTTTCTTTAAGGTTGATGAAGTCTATAAAAATATATTCACCGACTTTATCTTCGAACTTGGAATAGACGCCCTTGAAGAAAAAGATGGTGGCTTTTATATACGATCAGATGAAGATTTAAGCGATATCATAGATGCTATTTTTCTTCTTAAAAGCAAACTAGAACAACAAAAAAACACAACGATCAATCTTGAAAGCAAATTTGAACAAAAAGAAAACAAAAACTGGATAGAAGAATACAAAAAAAGCGTCGCTGCAATACAAATTGATAATTTTTATATACACAGCTCTTGGCAGGAAAGCAAAAAAGGATTGATAAATATACAAATCGATCCAGCTCTTGCCTTTGGCTCTGGACACCACGAAAGCACACATTCTTGCATACAGCTCTTGCAACAATACGCCAAAAAAGATATGAAAGTCCTTGATGTAGGCTGTGGAAGTGGAATTTTAAGCATTATTTTAGCTAAACTCGGATGTAAGGTTGAGGCTTGTGATACTGATGAAATCGCCGTTGAAAGTAGCTTAAATAATGCCAAACTCAATCAAGTAGGTTTTCAACGCATTTGGCAAGGTTCTCTTAGCGATACAAAAGAAAAATATGACTTAATCGTTGCAAATTTAGTCGCTGATATCATCTTGAGCCTTGCAAAAAACCTGCAAGAAAGCCTTAAAATAAATGCTTATTTAATTCTTTCTGGGATTTTAGATAAACACGAAGAAAGAATTAAGCAAGCATTTGTAAATTTAAAGCCTATTACAAGCCTTAAAAATAACGAATGGCTCAGTTTGGTATATCAAAAGGAAAGATAA
- the ftsH gene encoding ATP-dependent zinc metalloprotease FtsH → MNENNPNQKNNNNSNNFFNKNPIFLFAIFALVAIFLFKSFVDSGSIMGGEGGSLAGASSTQNVPYSELKRLVENNQIAQVSIGQTSVKALSKQNVLYVAKKVGNDPSFIALLDSKNISYGAYSESNWFTDLLFSWVLPIFIFFGIWMFLASRMQKNMGSSILGIGSSKKLVNSEKPKVKFNDVAGVEEAKEEVKEIVDFLKYPERYINLGAKIPKGLLLVGPPGTGKTLLAKAVAGEADVPFFSVSGSSFIEMFVGVGASRVRDLFENAKKEAPAIVFIDEIDAIGKSRAVGAAMGGNDEREQTLNQLLAEMDGFGTESSPVIVLAATNRPEVLDAALLRPGRFDRQVLVDKPDFKGRCDILRVHMKDVKISPEVKVEDVARLTAGLAGADLANIINEAALLAGRDSKKYVEQKDLIEAVERAIAGLEKKSRRINEKEKKIVTYHECGHALIAETTKGAKKVSKVSVIPRGLAALGYTLNTPEENKFLMQKHELLAEVDVLLGGRAAEQVFIGEISTGASNDLERATDIIKAMISMYGMSEIAGLMVLEKQRNVFLNGGQTIKDYSDKMAESLDDYVKKTLDERYKGVLETLSAYKGAIETMVSALYEEETIEGTKVREIIKNYELENDMPTRLQEQESKDIK, encoded by the coding sequence ATGAACGAAAATAATCCAAATCAAAAAAATAACAACAATAGCAACAATTTTTTTAACAAAAATCCAATTTTTCTCTTTGCGATTTTTGCCCTTGTTGCTATATTTTTATTTAAAAGCTTTGTAGATAGTGGCTCTATAATGGGTGGCGAAGGTGGCAGTTTAGCCGGAGCAAGTAGCACACAAAATGTGCCTTATTCTGAGCTTAAAAGACTTGTAGAAAACAACCAAATCGCTCAAGTAAGCATAGGACAAACAAGTGTTAAAGCCCTTTCCAAACAAAATGTGCTTTATGTAGCCAAAAAGGTAGGCAATGATCCAAGCTTCATCGCCTTGCTTGATAGCAAAAATATCTCTTATGGAGCGTATTCTGAAAGCAATTGGTTTACTGATTTGCTCTTTTCTTGGGTTTTACCGATCTTCATTTTCTTTGGAATTTGGATGTTCTTAGCCTCAAGAATGCAAAAAAATATGGGAAGCTCAATACTTGGCATAGGAAGCTCTAAAAAACTTGTCAATTCAGAAAAACCAAAGGTTAAATTTAACGATGTAGCCGGTGTTGAAGAAGCTAAAGAAGAGGTAAAAGAAATCGTTGATTTTTTAAAATATCCTGAAAGATATATCAACTTAGGCGCTAAAATTCCTAAAGGACTTTTACTCGTTGGGCCTCCTGGAACTGGTAAAACCTTGCTTGCAAAAGCAGTTGCTGGAGAAGCTGATGTGCCATTTTTCAGTGTAAGCGGATCAAGCTTTATAGAAATGTTTGTGGGTGTGGGCGCATCTCGTGTGAGAGATTTGTTTGAAAATGCCAAAAAAGAAGCTCCAGCTATCGTTTTTATCGACGAAATCGATGCTATCGGTAAAAGCCGTGCAGTTGGCGCTGCTATGGGTGGTAATGATGAAAGAGAACAAACCTTAAATCAACTCTTAGCTGAAATGGACGGCTTTGGCACAGAAAGCTCACCTGTGATCGTTTTAGCCGCAACCAATCGTCCTGAAGTATTAGACGCAGCTTTGCTTAGACCGGGACGCTTTGACAGACAAGTGCTTGTTGATAAGCCTGATTTTAAGGGACGTTGTGATATTTTACGCGTGCATATGAAAGATGTTAAAATATCACCTGAAGTTAAGGTTGAAGATGTTGCACGCCTTACAGCTGGGCTTGCTGGAGCTGATCTAGCAAATATCATCAATGAAGCTGCACTTTTAGCTGGACGAGATAGTAAAAAATATGTCGAGCAAAAAGACTTAATCGAAGCCGTAGAAAGAGCCATAGCTGGACTTGAGAAAAAATCTCGCCGTATCAACGAAAAAGAGAAAAAAATCGTGACTTATCATGAGTGTGGACATGCGCTAATTGCTGAGACAACTAAGGGTGCAAAAAAAGTCAGCAAGGTTTCAGTCATCCCAAGAGGCTTAGCTGCACTTGGCTATACTCTAAATACTCCAGAAGAAAATAAATTTTTAATGCAAAAACACGAGCTTTTAGCTGAAGTTGATGTGCTTTTAGGCGGAAGAGCAGCCGAACAAGTCTTTATTGGTGAAATTTCAACTGGAGCAAGTAATGATTTAGAGCGCGCTACTGATATCATAAAAGCCATGATTTCTATGTATGGAATGAGTGAAATCGCTGGACTTATGGTGCTTGAAAAGCAAAGAAATGTTTTTTTAAATGGCGGACAAACTATAAAAGATTATTCAGATAAAATGGCTGAGAGTTTAGATGATTATGTCAAAAAGACGCTTGATGAAAGATATAAAGGTGTCTTAGAAACACTTAGCGCATATAAAGGAGCCATAGAAACCATGGTAAGTGCTCTTTATGAAGAAGAGACTATAGAAGGTACTAAGGTTAGAGAGATCATTAAAAATTATGAACTCGAAAATGATATGCCAACCCGCTTACAAGAGCAAGAAAGCAAAGATATAAAATAA